Proteins encoded within one genomic window of Spirulina major PCC 6313:
- the rpsF gene encoding 30S ribosomal protein S6, which produces MSRNYEMMYILRPDLSEDQVSAAVTKYQDLLTEYGATEITNDVWGRRRLAYPIQKFNDGIYVLVHYSGDGKQVAAVERMMRLSEDVLRFLSLKQEIPAVAEAAEPVAAEA; this is translated from the coding sequence ATGAGCCGCAATTACGAAATGATGTACATTCTGCGCCCTGATCTCTCAGAAGATCAAGTCAGCGCAGCCGTGACCAAGTATCAAGATCTACTCACTGAATACGGTGCAACGGAAATCACCAATGATGTGTGGGGCCGTCGTCGCCTTGCCTATCCGATTCAAAAATTCAACGATGGCATCTACGTGCTCGTCCACTACAGTGGTGACGGTAAGCAAGTGGCTGCCGTTGAACGGATGATGCGCTTAAGTGAAGATGTGCTGCGCTTCTTGTCCCTGAAACAAGAAATCCCCGCTGTGGCAGAAGCAGCCGAACCCGTAGCCGCCGAAGCCTAA
- a CDS encoding HD family phosphohydrolase has product MNPLHSLQQRLTHWLHPPHPARRLESKPTIPHSIMVLFIGISLTSVLGYRFYNQPQLKEGTRAPKSVWASHDAEVVDQELTDEQRKAAQAGLVQVLQIDPAVNQEIQTALEKFLTEVETLRATAGAFPFVEEDVLSLPTQRFLRASSAVDWQMVLSSVTQSTETEAEAIAEPVSSPSPALPRLRQVLSLSAGESMPQPQAALAPSNASRSLAMQQAIAELDLYRQQEGDQPIETLLKTIAVVRDSYRQAQNRLQSNEVDSVQYDYQVTLLDMRDQAWVETQDGLRIIVNRMLAQGLPPGLPAELKQNAIMVQSQTMLPDGTLPLATALLAEMIKPNLTTDKGETKRLAEQAAEAVEPVVYMVAQGELIVRAGQEITRREFVLLDEFNESRRGVDWQGLAQTGGLVVGSMGIFWLAKRRFGVRLRCRDRILLCLLSLSTPLMMHLQQNNLAAVGLLGSSFFSPALAVTHITLMTGLSIFSATPWTTAALMSWESILAGAAGGIVAAVVAGRLRSREELALLGGAVGLTQGTVYFVVTLMWSSTAGVIWSVILPAAAIFGLSGLAWCIVALGLSPYLERLFDLVTPIRLAELSNPNRPLLKRLSTEAPGTFQHTLFVATLAEAAARELHCNVELVRAGTLYHDIGKMHDPLGFIENQMGGPNKHDEINDPWCSATIIKKHVSEGLAIARRYNLPEALQDFIPEHQGTILISYFYFQAKQRAQSEGIDVEEAQFRYAGPIPQSRETGIVMLADACEAALRSLKDATPETALSMVKKIFRARWQDHQLDESGLRWEELPTIAEVFVRVWQQYNHQRIAYPKAALDPQPSQSSA; this is encoded by the coding sequence ATGAACCCACTACACAGTCTTCAACAACGTCTCACCCACTGGTTACACCCGCCCCACCCCGCCCGGCGACTGGAATCGAAACCCACCATTCCCCACTCGATCATGGTGCTTTTCATTGGCATTTCCCTCACCAGTGTGCTGGGGTATCGCTTCTACAACCAGCCGCAACTCAAAGAAGGAACCCGCGCCCCCAAAAGTGTTTGGGCCAGCCATGATGCCGAAGTGGTGGATCAAGAATTGACCGATGAACAGCGCAAAGCCGCCCAAGCTGGGTTAGTCCAAGTGCTACAGATTGATCCTGCCGTCAACCAAGAGATTCAGACCGCCCTCGAAAAGTTCTTGACCGAGGTGGAAACCTTGCGGGCCACGGCGGGCGCGTTTCCCTTTGTGGAAGAGGATGTTCTGTCCTTGCCAACCCAACGGTTTTTACGGGCGAGTAGTGCGGTGGATTGGCAGATGGTGCTGTCCTCCGTCACCCAGTCCACCGAGACCGAAGCAGAAGCCATAGCTGAACCGGTTTCCAGCCCCAGCCCGGCCTTACCGCGCCTGCGTCAGGTGCTTTCCTTGAGTGCGGGTGAGTCAATGCCTCAACCCCAAGCGGCCCTAGCGCCGAGCAATGCCTCGCGGAGTTTAGCGATGCAGCAAGCGATCGCTGAACTCGACCTCTACCGCCAACAGGAGGGCGATCAACCGATCGAAACCCTGCTGAAAACCATTGCAGTGGTGCGCGATAGCTATCGCCAAGCCCAAAATCGCCTCCAAAGCAATGAAGTCGATTCTGTTCAATACGACTATCAGGTGACCCTCCTCGATATGCGCGATCAAGCCTGGGTGGAAACCCAAGACGGACTTCGCATCATTGTTAATCGGATGCTGGCCCAAGGCCTTCCCCCCGGCCTGCCGGCGGAATTGAAACAAAACGCCATTATGGTGCAGTCCCAAACAATGCTGCCCGATGGCACGTTACCCCTGGCCACGGCGCTGCTGGCGGAGATGATTAAACCCAACTTGACCACGGATAAAGGGGAAACCAAACGCCTCGCTGAACAAGCCGCCGAAGCGGTGGAGCCGGTGGTGTATATGGTGGCGCAGGGGGAATTGATTGTGCGGGCGGGCCAGGAGATTACACGGCGTGAGTTTGTCTTGCTTGATGAATTTAACGAGAGTCGGCGCGGCGTTGATTGGCAGGGCTTGGCGCAAACGGGCGGCCTCGTGGTGGGTAGTATGGGGATTTTCTGGCTGGCGAAGCGGCGGTTTGGGGTGCGGCTTCGCTGTCGCGATCGCATTCTCCTCTGTTTGCTCAGCCTCAGTACGCCTTTAATGATGCATTTGCAGCAGAATAATCTCGCGGCCGTGGGGCTGTTGGGCAGTAGTTTCTTTAGTCCGGCCCTGGCGGTCACCCACATTACCCTGATGACAGGGTTATCCATTTTCAGCGCCACCCCTTGGACAACAGCGGCGTTGATGTCCTGGGAATCGATTTTAGCTGGGGCAGCGGGGGGGATTGTGGCGGCTGTGGTGGCGGGTCGGTTGCGATCGCGCGAAGAACTGGCCCTCCTCGGCGGTGCTGTCGGCCTCACCCAAGGCACGGTTTACTTTGTGGTCACCTTGATGTGGAGTTCCACCGCTGGGGTGATTTGGTCGGTGATTTTGCCGGCTGCGGCTATTTTTGGCCTCTCAGGGTTGGCCTGGTGCATCGTTGCCCTCGGTCTGTCGCCCTATCTCGAACGCCTTTTTGACCTCGTTACCCCCATTCGTTTGGCGGAACTCTCGAACCCCAATCGCCCCCTCTTGAAACGTCTGTCCACCGAGGCCCCCGGCACATTCCAGCACACGCTGTTTGTGGCGACCCTCGCCGAAGCGGCGGCCCGTGAACTGCATTGCAATGTGGAATTGGTGCGGGCGGGGACGCTTTACCATGACATCGGGAAAATGCACGATCCCCTCGGTTTTATTGAAAACCAGATGGGTGGCCCCAATAAGCACGATGAAATTAATGATCCCTGGTGTAGTGCCACGATTATTAAAAAACACGTCAGCGAAGGGTTAGCGATCGCCCGTCGCTACAATCTCCCCGAAGCCCTGCAAGACTTCATCCCGGAACACCAAGGCACGATTTTGATCTCGTATTTTTACTTTCAAGCCAAGCAACGGGCCCAAAGTGAAGGCATCGATGTAGAAGAAGCCCAATTTCGCTATGCGGGGCCGATCCCCCAATCGCGGGAAACGGGGATCGTGATGCTGGCCGATGCCTGCGAAGCGGCGTTGCGATCGCTCAAAGATGCCACCCCAGAAACCGCCCTCAGCATGGTGAAGAAAATTTTCCGGGCCCGCTGGCAAGATCATCAACTGGATGAATCGGGGCTGCGCTGGGAAGAACTGCCGACGATCGCAGAAGTGTTTGTGCGTGTTTGGCAACAGTACAACCACCAACGCATCGCCTACCCGAAAGCCGCCCTCGACCCCCAACCCTCCCAATCCTCCGCCTAG
- a CDS encoding fumarylacetoacetate hydrolase family protein, translating into MAYRYVRVVDVQGQIYYGLLHPDRTLQVLDAPPWLTGQPTDLTLTAEQYTLLAPCSPSKIIAIGKNYAAHAAEMGTPVPKEPLLFMKPPTTVIAARQPIVYPSQSEQVEYEGELALVIGDRTYQCSPEQAAPKIWGYTIANDVTARDLQRRDGQWTRAKGFNTFCPLGPWIVRELSTEAKLQTFVNDEPEPRQSAIVDQMVVSPAQLVSYISQVMTLLPGDVVLTGTPEGVGPVMVGDRIRIEIEGIGNLENPVAIAP; encoded by the coding sequence ATGGCCTATCGCTATGTCCGTGTTGTTGATGTTCAAGGGCAAATCTATTATGGATTGCTCCATCCCGATCGCACTCTTCAAGTTCTTGATGCGCCGCCCTGGTTAACGGGGCAGCCGACAGATTTAACCTTAACAGCGGAACAATATACGCTGCTGGCTCCCTGCTCACCTTCAAAAATTATTGCCATTGGCAAAAACTACGCTGCCCATGCGGCGGAAATGGGTACGCCAGTGCCCAAAGAGCCATTGTTATTTATGAAGCCACCGACGACGGTGATTGCGGCTCGTCAGCCGATTGTCTATCCGTCGCAATCGGAGCAGGTGGAGTATGAGGGGGAGTTGGCGTTGGTGATTGGCGATCGCACCTACCAATGTAGCCCCGAACAAGCCGCCCCAAAAATTTGGGGCTACACGATCGCCAATGATGTCACAGCGCGAGACCTCCAGCGGCGTGATGGTCAATGGACGCGGGCGAAAGGGTTTAACACCTTTTGCCCCCTGGGGCCGTGGATTGTCCGAGAACTGAGCACCGAAGCGAAACTGCAAACCTTTGTGAATGACGAACCGGAACCGCGCCAAAGTGCGATCGTGGATCAGATGGTGGTGTCTCCGGCTCAACTGGTGTCCTATATTTCCCAGGTGATGACCCTGTTGCCGGGGGATGTGGTCTTGACGGGAACGCCGGAGGGTGTGGGGCCGGTGATGGTGGGCGATCGCATTCGCATCGAAATCGAAGGCATCGGCAACCTGGAAAATCCCGTGGCGATCGCACCATAG
- a CDS encoding ExbD/TolR family protein, with translation MRFRARRDPEIPTIDLTPMLNVMMAVLAFFVAIAMTLGDSPAGVEVTLPDTEADRPVEPNSDRTLIISLDTADQATVNGQPLTPAATIATVAQYLTAQPDDAVVLLAAPTVAYDDVIRWLVVLREQGGDRVTLGIPSPPTPSNDR, from the coding sequence ATGCGTTTTCGTGCCCGCCGTGACCCTGAAATCCCCACCATTGACCTCACCCCGATGCTCAATGTGATGATGGCGGTGTTGGCGTTTTTTGTGGCGATCGCGATGACCTTGGGGGATAGTCCGGCGGGGGTGGAGGTGACTTTACCCGATACCGAGGCCGATCGCCCGGTTGAACCGAACAGCGATCGCACCCTGATTATCTCCCTCGACACCGCCGACCAAGCCACCGTCAACGGCCAACCCCTCACCCCCGCCGCCACCATTGCCACCGTCGCCCAATACCTCACCGCCCAACCGGACGATGCTGTAGTGCTCCTCGCCGCCCCCACCGTCGCCTATGACGACGTGATCCGCTGGTTAGTGGTGCTGCGGGAACAGGGGGGCGATCGCGTCACCCTCGGCATCCCATCCCCACCTACGCCATCAAACGATCGCTAG
- a CDS encoding ExbD/TolR family protein, with protein MAFRSRHRATPAPTVNLVPMLDVLMSVLTFFIVMAMTLTGSRLDRIALPGAGGGEGAIALPHNTPQLVIGLTAAQEIVIQGEVVDEAELATVMGAFLAAEPEGIVILNADRSLDYAEITELLTLMGNVGGDRVSLALQN; from the coding sequence ATGGCCTTTCGTTCCCGACACCGTGCTACTCCTGCCCCGACGGTTAACCTCGTCCCGATGTTGGATGTGTTGATGTCGGTGCTGACGTTTTTTATTGTGATGGCGATGACGTTAACCGGGTCGCGCTTGGATCGCATTGCCTTGCCCGGTGCGGGAGGGGGTGAGGGCGCGATCGCTCTCCCGCACAATACGCCGCAGTTGGTGATTGGCCTGACGGCAGCCCAAGAGATTGTGATTCAGGGGGAGGTGGTGGATGAGGCGGAATTGGCGACGGTGATGGGGGCGTTTTTAGCGGCGGAACCGGAGGGGATTGTGATTCTTAATGCCGATCGCAGCCTGGACTATGCTGAAATCACTGAACTGCTGACGTTAATGGGCAATGTGGGGGGCGATCGCGTCTCCCTCGCCCTGCAAAATTAA
- a CDS encoding NAD(P)/FAD-dependent oxidoreductase, with protein sequence MTEQSLDGFDVAVVGAGLAGLSCAKRLQDQGKRVIVLDKSRGVGGRVATRRLYETRIDHGLVSFTIQGPHTAKLLQDEAIQATLQPWAEGWVSPLGNTAVIKQLAMALDVQTHFCVTELHQNREGWDIRGAASDTAVVRARSLVMAIPAPQAIALLATLIASQSPQDLLQRLDRVSFEPCITVMVGYPLPLSEQLPRRGLVAEGNAPLRRVIEDSSKRQNPAQLTLCLHSTPEFAHQYVDRHDWDAAIPTLIQHWIAQAGPKFQMPLWSQGHRWRYGFTAQALGVACVGQRLPLPLVCCGDWCLGAQSEAAIASGVAASEWILATLDAG encoded by the coding sequence ATGACAGAGCAGAGCTTAGATGGGTTTGATGTAGCCGTAGTTGGAGCCGGATTAGCCGGATTATCCTGCGCGAAACGGCTCCAGGATCAGGGCAAACGGGTGATCGTGTTAGATAAATCGCGGGGAGTGGGGGGACGAGTGGCAACGCGCCGCCTCTACGAGACTCGGATTGATCATGGGCTGGTGTCTTTTACGATCCAGGGGCCCCACACCGCAAAGCTGTTGCAGGATGAGGCCATACAGGCAACATTGCAACCCTGGGCAGAGGGTTGGGTGTCTCCTTTGGGCAATACCGCCGTCATCAAACAGTTGGCGATGGCGTTGGACGTTCAAACCCATTTCTGTGTGACAGAACTCCATCAAAACCGCGAGGGTTGGGATATTCGGGGCGCAGCCTCTGATACAGCAGTCGTGCGGGCCCGCAGTTTAGTGATGGCGATTCCTGCACCGCAAGCGATCGCCCTCCTGGCCACCCTCATTGCCAGTCAGTCACCCCAGGACTTATTGCAACGCCTCGACCGGGTGAGTTTTGAGCCTTGTATTACGGTGATGGTGGGGTATCCGTTGCCGTTGAGCGAGCAACTGCCCCGCCGGGGTTTAGTGGCGGAGGGCAATGCACCGTTGCGGAGGGTGATTGAAGATAGCAGCAAGCGCCAGAACCCGGCACAGTTGACCCTGTGTTTACACAGCACGCCGGAGTTTGCCCACCAATATGTAGACCGTCACGATTGGGACGCGGCGATTCCGACGCTGATCCAGCATTGGATCGCCCAAGCCGGCCCGAAGTTCCAGATGCCCCTCTGGAGCCAAGGGCATCGCTGGCGCTATGGGTTCACGGCTCAGGCCCTGGGGGTGGCCTGTGTGGGGCAACGGTTGCCGTTGCCGTTGGTCTGTTGTGGGGATTGGTGTTTGGGGGCGCAGAGTGAGGCGGCGATCGCCTCTGGCGTGGCGGCGAGTGAGTGGATTTTGGCGACCCTAGACGCAGGGTGA